The genomic stretch TGGAGCGCGAGGTGCCCACATCGGCGCTCTACAAGGTTTACCACATGACCGATAGGCTGGGCCGCGAGTACCACGCCACCGATATGCTGTCGGATATCCTATCGAACGGCCGTTCGTCGCGCCTCTACCGCAACTTGGTACAGGAGCGCCGCCTCTTTACCGAGGTAAACGCCTACCTATCGGGCGATGTCGATCCGGGGCTGTTCGTATTCTCGGGGAAGCTCAGCGAGGGCGTTTCGTTTGATGCTGCCGAGGCGGCCATTGCCGAAGAAATCGATAGGGTTATCAACGAAAAAATATCGGACTACGAGCTCGAAAAGGTGAAGAATAAGTATGAGGCCTCCATCGTGTTCGGCGAAACCAGCATTCTCAATAAGGCAATGAACCTTGGCTACTACGAAATGCTTGGCGATGCCGGTATGATTAATACCGAGGTGGACAGCTACCGCGCCGTTACAGCCGACGATATTGCGCAAGCTGCCGCATCGTTGCTGGTTGATAGCAACTCGTCGACCCTACATTACATTGCAAAAAAATAGGTGGATATGGTAAACAGAGCAATCCAACCCGAATTTTCGTTACCCAGCACGATAGAGATTCCATCTCCTCAGAAGCATTTAACCGCCGACAAGCGCGAGGTGCTTTGGCTGAAGATCGGAACACAAGATATTGTACGCATAACCCTGCAGTTTCCTGCAGGTACCAAGTACCAGCAGAAGATGCTTCAGGCCTCTTCTACCATTGGATTGCTATCCGATGGTACCAAGAGCTACAGCGCGCAGGAACTGGCCGAAAAGCTAGATTTCTACGGTTCGCACATCGACTACAGCATCGACCGCGACCATGCGGTGATCTCGGCTTTTTGTTTGGAGAAGTACCTCTACCAAACCCTCGAGCTGCTGAAGGAGATTGTAATTTATCCAGCCTTCGATGCCGATGAGTTCGAAACCTACCGTCAAAAGCGCAAGACCACGATGGCTATCGAGAAGGCGAAGGTGATGTACCAGGCGCGCGAGCAGTTTGCCGCGACTCTTTACGGTAAAGATCACCCTTACGGATCGTTTGCCGAACCTGAGGATTACGACGCACTATCTGCTGACGATCTTAAAGCGTTCCACCGCGAGCGTTACCTTGAGCAAGGAGCCTTGATTTTTGTTTCAGGGATGGTAAACGAGGATGTTGTTGCGAATGTAGCTCGCGAATTCGATGCTGTAATTCGTCGTAATGCTACCGATACGCCAATCGTAAACCTATCCGATCTTCCAGTACCTCACAAAATTTATTTTCAAAAGGACGATGCGGTACAGTCGGCCGTTCGCATGGGACGGGTGCTATTTGCACGTAACCATCCCGACTACTCGGGGATGCAAGTGCTGGCTACCATCTTTGGTGGGTACTTTGGCTCACGACTGATGTCCAATATTCGCGAGGAGAAGGGGTACACCTATGGCATCTTCTCCTCGTTGGTGTCCATGCAAGAGAGCGGTTATCTCACCATCTCTACCGAGGTTGGGAGTGAGGTAACCAGTGCAACCATCGAAGAGGTGGTAAAGGAGATGGAACGTCTTCGTACGGAGAAGGTAGGAGAGGAGGAACTGTCATTGGTGGTAAACTACATGGTAGGCGAGATGCTTCGCATGCTTGATGGCCCCTTCAGCATTGTCGATGCCATTCTCGAACTATACCAATCGGGGCTACCTGTAAACTTTATCTCTCGTCATTTCGAAAGAGTTAAGAGCATCACCTCCGAAGAACTGTTAGAATTGGCTCAAAAATATCTCGATCCAAAAGATTACTCGGAGATAGTTGTTGGGAATCGATAGCCTATCATCGTCTGAAGTTCTTGTAGCAGACATATTGTTGTAAACCGTTAACGGTTACAATACAGCCTGTTTTTTAGTTATATTAGTCCACTTGTTTTGAATTAGACGGATTAGACATAAGCTACGTAGTAAAATACGGTTGTTGAAATTTTAGGTTAACGGACAATGGCAAAAGCGAAGCAGCCCCAAGTATCAATGGAGGAAGAGCAGAATATGGTTAATGAGCATTTCGAGGAGATGCTTAGCAGCTGTATACGCGATATTGATGAGAATGGTGTGTCCATGATTCGTCGGGCATTCGAGTTTGCCAATGAAGCACATATGGGCGTGCGGCGTAAGTCTGGTGAACCGTATATACTGCATCCCATTGCGGTTGCGCGTATTGTAGCTCACGAAATTGGGTTAGGGGCAAAGTCAATTTCTTCCGCATTGCTGCATGATGTTGTTGAAGATACCGAATTTACGATAGAGGATATTGAGCATCGGTTTGGCCCAAAAATTGCCTATTTAGTTGATGGATTAACCAAGATGTCTGGGGTGTTCGATCAGAATGCCTCCTTACAAGCGGAGAATTTTCGAAAAATGCTGTTAACGATTACCGATGATATTCGGGTAATCATAATTAAGCTTGCAGATAGGCTGCACAATATGCGTACGCTCGACTCGATGCCACCGCATAAGCAGATGAAAATTGCCAGCGAAACCATCTACCTTTTTGCACCGCTTGCCCACCGCTTGGGGCTTTATGCCATTAAAACAGAACTCGAAGATTTAAGCCTAAAGTATCGCTTCCCCGAAGCCTATAATTCCATTCAAAAAAGAATTGAAGAGACCGAGACTACCCGTTATGAACTGATACAGCAGTTTACCCATCCGATACTGGAGAAACTTCAGGAAAGCAATATCATATTTGATATGAATAGCCGGATGAAGTCGGTATACTCCATATGGAGAAAGATGCAGGTGAAAAAGGTATCCTTCGAAGAGATCTACGATCTTTTTGCCATTAGAATCGTTTTTACCCCATCTCCCGGAATCCCCGAAAGAGCTCAATGCTGGCACATCTACTCCATAATTACCGAGATATACAAGCCAAAACCCGATCGGCTTCGCGACTGGGTGAGTACGCCCAAAGCAAATGGCTACGAGGCTCTGCACTGTACCGTAATGGGGCCTTTGGGAACTTGGGTCGAGGTGCAAATTCGTTCTGAAAGGATGAACGATATTGCCGAAAGAGGCTTTGCCGCTCACTGGAAGTATAAGTCTGGTGATCAGACAGCCGCAGAGCGGGAGTCTGAACTCGACAAATGGATTCGTCGCATCCGCGAGCTACTCGAAGATCCGAAAAGTGATGCAATAGAATTCTTGGAGGACTTTAAGCTTAACCTTTTTGGTGCCGAAATAGTGCTGTTTACGCCTAAGGGTATGGAAAAGGTAATGCCACAGGGTACAACTGCACTTGATTTCGCCTACGAAATTCACTCGGAGATTGGCAACCATGCAATTGGTGCAAAGGTTAATCATAAGCTGGTGCCGCTAAACCATACGCTTAACAGTGGTGATCAGGTAGAAATTCTTACGGCAAATAACCAAAAACCCCAGAGCGAGTGGCTAAACTTTGCAACCACTGCAAAAGCTAAGTCGTACATTAAAAGTGCGATAAAGTCGGAGGTTAAAAATCGAATAGCAAAAGGTAAAGAGATCTTAGCTACCCGCTTGCAGGAGTTGGGACTTACTCCTAACTCTCGTGTGCTTAATAAGCTGTTGCCTGCCTATAATGTACAGTCTAAAGAAGAATTTTACAGTAAAATAGGTGCTGGCATCATCAATATCGATGATTTTAAGAAGGTCTTAAAGCAGAACAAGCCAAATCGTTTTGTTCGTTACTGGAATATCACCTTTGGAGGGCTAGTTCATATAAGTTCCGAGTCTGACCGTGATACGTTTTTGGAAGACGAGGTGAAATCAGGGGTAGATTTGAAAAAGCCGTTTATGCTCGAAGAAAACGTGGTTGATAATACGGCAACGCTTTCGTACGTCCGTTCGGAGTGCTGTAGGCCTATTCCTGGCGACGATGTGATAGGCTATCTCGATGAAGATGATAATGTAGTGGTTCATAAAAAGGGCTGCCCCGAAGCGATCCGTCTTTCGACGCAGCATGGCGATCGAATAGTGAACGCAAAGTGGTCGGTTCATAAGCTAATGTCAT from Acetobacteroides hydrogenigenes encodes the following:
- a CDS encoding M16 family metallopeptidase, which encodes MVNRAIQPEFSLPSTIEIPSPQKHLTADKREVLWLKIGTQDIVRITLQFPAGTKYQQKMLQASSTIGLLSDGTKSYSAQELAEKLDFYGSHIDYSIDRDHAVISAFCLEKYLYQTLELLKEIVIYPAFDADEFETYRQKRKTTMAIEKAKVMYQAREQFAATLYGKDHPYGSFAEPEDYDALSADDLKAFHRERYLEQGALIFVSGMVNEDVVANVAREFDAVIRRNATDTPIVNLSDLPVPHKIYFQKDDAVQSAVRMGRVLFARNHPDYSGMQVLATIFGGYFGSRLMSNIREEKGYTYGIFSSLVSMQESGYLTISTEVGSEVTSATIEEVVKEMERLRTEKVGEEELSLVVNYMVGEMLRMLDGPFSIVDAILELYQSGLPVNFISRHFERVKSITSEELLELAQKYLDPKDYSEIVVGNR
- a CDS encoding RelA/SpoT family protein is translated as MAKAKQPQVSMEEEQNMVNEHFEEMLSSCIRDIDENGVSMIRRAFEFANEAHMGVRRKSGEPYILHPIAVARIVAHEIGLGAKSISSALLHDVVEDTEFTIEDIEHRFGPKIAYLVDGLTKMSGVFDQNASLQAENFRKMLLTITDDIRVIIIKLADRLHNMRTLDSMPPHKQMKIASETIYLFAPLAHRLGLYAIKTELEDLSLKYRFPEAYNSIQKRIEETETTRYELIQQFTHPILEKLQESNIIFDMNSRMKSVYSIWRKMQVKKVSFEEIYDLFAIRIVFTPSPGIPERAQCWHIYSIITEIYKPKPDRLRDWVSTPKANGYEALHCTVMGPLGTWVEVQIRSERMNDIAERGFAAHWKYKSGDQTAAERESELDKWIRRIRELLEDPKSDAIEFLEDFKLNLFGAEIVLFTPKGMEKVMPQGTTALDFAYEIHSEIGNHAIGAKVNHKLVPLNHTLNSGDQVEILTANNQKPQSEWLNFATTAKAKSYIKSAIKSEVKNRIAKGKEILATRLQELGLTPNSRVLNKLLPAYNVQSKEEFYSKIGAGIINIDDFKKVLKQNKPNRFVRYWNITFGGLVHISSESDRDTFLEDEVKSGVDLKKPFMLEENVVDNTATLSYVRSECCRPIPGDDVIGYLDEDDNVVVHKKGCPEAIRLSTQHGDRIVNAKWSVHKLMSFLSRIEVRGIDRIGVISDIAGLISNQLNVNMRRLTIESHDGIFEGFIDLYVHSRTDLNNLILGLMKIKGIDSINRVEKVEE